TATGCGCGCAAAAAAGAACCCCCGCTCCCCGACGGTCGCGGCTCTGATCGAGCGGAGTCCTTTCATTAGGAGGGCCCTTGCAGTATGATGAAAATCTGGTCTTATACCTGTATTTAATGTGGATTATGGCGTGGTGCGATGCGCTTTGCAAACCGGTCCGCCGGCCTGGCAGCGAAGACCTTTTCAGCCTTCCGCCAGCGCCAACCGACCCTCTGGAGACTACCTTGACGACCGCCGTCCGCATCCAGCAAGTCTCCAAGAGCTATCCCATATATGACCGCCCACACGACCGTTTGAAAGAGCTGCTCACCGGGAATCGTCGCAGCTTTCACCGCGATTTCTGGGCGCTCCGCGATGTTTCGCTGGAGATCGAGCGCGGGATCACCTACGGCCTGATCGGTGAAAACGGCTCCGGCAAGAGCACGCTGTTGCAGTTGATCGCTGGAATACTGCAACCAACCTCCGGCACAGTGGAGGTCGCGGGCCGCGTATCGGCGCTGCTGGAGCTGGGGTCGGGCTTCAACCCGGAGTTCACCGGTCGTGAGAATGTCTTCCTGAGCGGCGCGATTCTGGGCATCCCGCGTGCGGAGATGGAGCAGGTTTATCCCGACATCGCGGATTTCGCCGAGATCGGCGATTTCATCCATCAGCCGGTAAAGACTTACTCCAGCGGCATGATGGTGCGCCTGGCCTTCGCCACCGCTATCAGCGTGAAGCCGGAGATATTCATCGTCGATGAAGCGCTGGCCGTGGGCGACATCTATTTTCGCCAGCGCTGTATGCGGAAGTTTCACGAGATGAAGCGCGCCGGCGTTACCATCCTCTTTGTCTCGCACAGCGCGGCCGACATCAAGAGCCTGGCCGAGCGCGTGGCCTGGCTGGATCACGGCCGGCTGGTGGAGGCGGGAGACCCTGATCGCGTTGTGTCAAAATATCTGGCCGCGATGGTAACCAAGGATTCTCGATATCGCGAGCATCACCCCGCTTCGCAAGCTGCCTCCATGCTGGAGAGCGAATCGCTGGCGCGCGAGCACGCGCCGGAGCCGGCGTCGGAGCCAGCGCCCGAGATCGTCCAGATCATTCCGAATATCGATCATCGCTTTGGAAATGGCGACGCGGAGATTCTGGGCATCGCGGTCCTTGATGAAGATCACCGGCCGCTGGCGATGTTGCCGCAGCAGGGAACCATCCTCGTGCGCATCAGCGTGCGCGCGCATCGCGAAATCGCGCATCCCATCATTGGCGTCCTGTTCCGCAATCATCTCGGGGTCGACCTGGCCGGGACCAACACCGCGCTGGAGGATACTCCGCTATCCGCGCTGCAGCCCGGCGACATGCAGACCATCGACTTTCGCATGGAGCTGCCCGAACTTTACCCAGCGCATTTTTCCTTCACGCCGGGAATCTCGAATGGGACGATCGATACCTACGAAGTCTGCGACTTCATCGACAATGCCATTTCGCTGCCGGTCGAGAAGGGACGCACGGTCTACGGGTACATCCATCTACCTTGCCAGATACG
The sequence above is a segment of the Acidobacteriota bacterium genome. Coding sequences within it:
- a CDS encoding ABC transporter ATP-binding protein; translated protein: MQYDENLVLYLYLMWIMAWCDALCKPVRRPGSEDLFSLPPAPTDPLETTLTTAVRIQQVSKSYPIYDRPHDRLKELLTGNRRSFHRDFWALRDVSLEIERGITYGLIGENGSGKSTLLQLIAGILQPTSGTVEVAGRVSALLELGSGFNPEFTGRENVFLSGAILGIPRAEMEQVYPDIADFAEIGDFIHQPVKTYSSGMMVRLAFATAISVKPEIFIVDEALAVGDIYFRQRCMRKFHEMKRAGVTILFVSHSAADIKSLAERVAWLDHGRLVEAGDPDRVVSKYLAAMVTKDSRYREHHPASQAASMLESESLAREHAPEPASEPAPEIVQIIPNIDHRFGNGDAEILGIAVLDEDHRPLAMLPQQGTILVRISVRAHREIAHPIIGVLFRNHLGVDLAGTNTALEDTPLSALQPGDMQTIDFRMELPELYPAHFSFTPGISNGTIDTYEVCDFIDNAISLPVEKGRTVYGYIHLPCQIRVHDIRRGAPTATGNRGGGDKVGVQQ